The Leptidea sinapis chromosome 33, ilLepSina1.1, whole genome shotgun sequence genome includes the window TTAGTTTCTATGTAGCTAGGCTGCTCAATCTTACAAATCTCGCACCATCTGTTGTTAAAGTTGTTGATCTTAAAGATAAGCTATGGGCAAACGTAGCTAACGACATATCAAATGCACAGTGGAATACAAATAGAGCAGTGGTACTAACGCAGTTTATTCCAAGCTTAGAATCAGCTACGATTCCAGAAATTTTCAAACCATCCAATCGTCATTTAAACAAGAATGATATCCTAGAAATGgtttctaaagaaaaagaagCAGTTAGTAATAAACAGTTTCTAATTGATAAGATAAAGTCGAAAAGTATTAAAGCTAAGAATGATAAAAAGAAAGCTTTTGACCATATCGATATGAAACTAAGTAAGAAAACGACGgaattatttgttgaattaGCGCAATGGTCGGATTTGATTATTTTCGACTATCTAACAGCAAATTTAgatagaattgtaaataatttgtttaactATCAATGGAATGTAAATATAATGGATGGGCCAGCGCATAATTTAGCTAGGAAAATGGACAGTGGGTTGCTTGTGTTTTTGGATAATGAATCCGGATTACTTCATGGTTATAGACTACTGAAGAAGTATAACGTTTATCACAGCTTAATGTTGGATAATTTGTGTGTGTTCAGAAAAAAGACAGTGGACTCACTAAAGACTTTACACCAAGGACTGATTGGTGAAAAGTTAAGTGATATAtttcataagaaaaataatGCTGTAATTAGAGATATTTTGCCTCCGTTACCGGAGaaaaattctaaaatattaCACGAAAGAATAGGAAAGGTTTTGAGTCAAATCGAGAAATGTGAACAATCTTTTGGTAGATAGTTTTAAATGTCTGTGATAGAGCATTTATTTAAAGACTGCTTGTATTagacttaaattataaaataacttggTCTCATTATGAGTTTATAAGGAATTACTGCTCGTTTAAACACTCGTAATTTACCATGTCATATCTTGTCCAGTGTTAATTTCCAATTATAACCCCCAGTTGAGTTGTTTGATAGACAAATATTGGTTGCAGCCAAAAATCCAGGATCATCAAAGTAAGACACGTATTGTCCAAAAAGTCGTGTAGTTTACTGATTGTTGCAAAGTTATTTTGACGCGTTACGGTTCCTTAAATAGTTTAATTCTGTAACACGCCTTTATAAAGacatcaataattatatcatacCCTCAAAAACAGAATTTCGTGCGACTTCgctttaattgtattttatatgtaaacaaatgtaatatattatctatttaaGTGTTTTGCAAGTGATATCATTTGAtaccaaatattatttattgtataaatttaaattttgtgccAGTGTTAGATATagtattaatttgtatattttgtaaatgttttaatgCGGGAATTAAATGAGTTTCGCTATTAATTA containing:
- the LOC126974806 gene encoding extracellular serine/threonine protein kinase four-jointed, producing the protein MAEEVIQHTYNQKTKEPKKSMNELINIKNIHKPIDIIIYNMKSPNCVVYNHFSNKEDYRKGRREYSLYKYCFISVCLSFTLGFVIGAFIMGSQITKTPNFSQRRITLNNTLSNLRTLNSVKVPNELKEIETKERDFTAVSFTGDNNRHKMDIYPKSLTEDMKEILKDNKVNHHKHKIENVFNTTLHVPNSETILYENIFWGPEVENAMPQGYGESTANIWEKYVNQSEIVKMEAGCGRMQNRLVTFNSGLQACVRYRQNTDQIQGEIFSFYVARLLNLTNLAPSVVKVVDLKDKLWANVANDISNAQWNTNRAVVLTQFIPSLESATIPEIFKPSNRHLNKNDILEMVSKEKEAVSNKQFLIDKIKSKSIKAKNDKKKAFDHIDMKLSKKTTELFVELAQWSDLIIFDYLTANLDRIVNNLFNYQWNVNIMDGPAHNLARKMDSGLLVFLDNESGLLHGYRLLKKYNVYHSLMLDNLCVFRKKTVDSLKTLHQGLIGEKLSDIFHKKNNAVIRDILPPLPEKNSKILHERIGKVLSQIEKCEQSFGR